The following proteins are encoded in a genomic region of Magallana gigas chromosome 1, xbMagGiga1.1, whole genome shotgun sequence:
- the LOC117686832 gene encoding perlucin-like protein isoform X3 — MNNAKSQLLLLIIAFLASTEASLIRCERGWVQFGKKCYKFSHSTATFKDAMVMCNNNGGRLLELQSREEENWVDLQCRVRGYGFGVWLGLTDLQREGQYVTMSDAHRPRYSNWMRGEPNNGNRNEHCAMYWITKKAWNDTVCTGRINYVCKK; from the exons ATGAACAACGCAAAAAGTCAGCTTCTTCTTTTGATAATTGCGTTTTTGGCGTCAACAGAAG catcaCTCATCCGATGCGAAAGAGGATGGGTTCAATTTGGAAAGAAATGCTACAAATTCTCACATTCTACAGCAACATTTAAAGACGCCATG GTGATGTGTAACAACAATGGGGGTCGACTTTTAGAGTTGCAAAGCAGAGAGGAAGAAAACTGGGTCGATTTACAATGTCGCGTCAgag GTTATGGATTTGGAGTGTGGCTGGGACTGACTGATCTTCAGAGAGAAGGTCAATATGTGACCATGTCTGATGCTCACAGACCTCGCTACAGCAACTGGATGAGAGGGGAACCCAACAATGGTAACAGAAACGAACACTGCGCCATGTACTGGATCACAAAAAAGGCGTGGAATGATACCGTTTGCACAGGAAGAATAAACTAtgtatgtaagaaataa
- the LOC117686832 gene encoding perlucin-like protein isoform X2: MESPRSLLLCLITIGLGTLIEASLIRCERGWVQFGKKCYKFSHSTATFKDAMVMCNNNGGRLLELQSREEENWVDLQCRVRGYGFGVWLGLTDLQREGQYVTMSDAHRPRYSNWMRGEPNNGNRNEHCAMYWITKKAWNDTVCTGRINYVCKK; encoded by the exons ATGGAGAGTCCACGCAGTCTGCTTCTTTGCTTGATCACCATTGGTTTGGGGACATTGATCGAAg catcaCTCATCCGATGCGAAAGAGGATGGGTTCAATTTGGAAAGAAATGCTACAAATTCTCACATTCTACAGCAACATTTAAAGACGCCATG GTGATGTGTAACAACAATGGGGGTCGACTTTTAGAGTTGCAAAGCAGAGAGGAAGAAAACTGGGTCGATTTACAATGTCGCGTCAgag GTTATGGATTTGGAGTGTGGCTGGGACTGACTGATCTTCAGAGAGAAGGTCAATATGTGACCATGTCTGATGCTCACAGACCTCGCTACAGCAACTGGATGAGAGGGGAACCCAACAATGGTAACAGAAACGAACACTGCGCCATGTACTGGATCACAAAAAAGGCGTGGAATGATACCGTTTGCACAGGAAGAATAAACTAtgtatgtaagaaataa
- the LOC117686832 gene encoding perlucin-like protein isoform X1 — MESPRSLLLCLITIGLGTLIEVEGQIHASLIRCERGWVQFGKKCYKFSHSTATFKDAMVMCNNNGGRLLELQSREEENWVDLQCRVRGYGFGVWLGLTDLQREGQYVTMSDAHRPRYSNWMRGEPNNGNRNEHCAMYWITKKAWNDTVCTGRINYVCKK; from the exons ATGGAGAGTCCACGCAGTCTGCTTCTTTGCTTGATCACCATTGGTTTGGGGACATTGATCGAAg tggaggggcaaatccatg catcaCTCATCCGATGCGAAAGAGGATGGGTTCAATTTGGAAAGAAATGCTACAAATTCTCACATTCTACAGCAACATTTAAAGACGCCATG GTGATGTGTAACAACAATGGGGGTCGACTTTTAGAGTTGCAAAGCAGAGAGGAAGAAAACTGGGTCGATTTACAATGTCGCGTCAgag GTTATGGATTTGGAGTGTGGCTGGGACTGACTGATCTTCAGAGAGAAGGTCAATATGTGACCATGTCTGATGCTCACAGACCTCGCTACAGCAACTGGATGAGAGGGGAACCCAACAATGGTAACAGAAACGAACACTGCGCCATGTACTGGATCACAAAAAAGGCGTGGAATGATACCGTTTGCACAGGAAGAATAAACTAtgtatgtaagaaataa